TCGAGCAGTAATATTATGTTCATTTGTACCTTCGTGtcttatattttcattttttgccTGTgtcattttgtaccttttttgtGGCAAAGCAGGTATCACTgcgacctggggggttaaaatggccacatctaaacaattgggtcatgtactaggttaaaagataaattatgaaattctgattactaaataaattcagatctaaaagtaacgaaaaacatattcttttttctatttacgtaACTTATGTAtgatttttaatcaagaaaaccgtaataataagtcagtcatttcatcacgtttttcgatgtcgtgttttgacgtttagaaaaacgtcattgatttgattagttggaaagtagccgtCAACGAATTATGAATAATAGAAAGTAAAGGATACCAGTAACTCGCAAGTAAAACGTAGTGAATTCTATTCTCTTTGGTCATAAGCAAAATTTGGTAAagcaatgaaaacttttttcaacCTTCGCAAATAAACTGGCTACCAAATTGACAAATATTAAGCATTCCAAAttcgattaaaaataaatgtcacaTCTGCATTACGTCACAGTTTTGACAGCAGTTTTGGAACTATCTgtgaatttgtattttttaagattttgcCTTATTCACGAATAATTATTATCGTTTCCACAAAACCATGATGCGTATGACAACTGTGAACGCTATTAAACTGGCCTACAACCATCCATACATCGGTGCCTTAATATGTCGCAGTATCTCGTGTTCACCTACACACGCAGCGATGGATACTAAAGAAGACCCAGAGTTTGATGAGGAAACCTTCCAAGCACCTAAGGGCCCCATCAGAGTTGATTCTGAACGAATGGCAGAGTTCAAGAAAAAGATGAAGGAGGATATGGTGGCTACTGATTTTAACaggtactgtttttttttaaagggtttaacggctctggcctagtagccttttaagcctgtcgttattgagggactttccaatgggcgttccccaaaaagacgatagatggcgctgttaagttttttcttcgtttaaactacgtaatatataatatgaatcttttatctttgttttccgGTATATATGATAACCCTTTtgattacacccaggcacaaatacatcttctacccattattattctgatcaaaataaagagaagcaatgtaggtagcaacataattctgtccataatgtgatccaaatattaaacaacaattatttttatataagctctatactaataattatgtacccgatttatgagaaaataggtagttatcacgtttaaactgaacaccatctatattgtttttggttacttagcttggaaaatccctcattggtcACATTACTTCATTTTTATCGTTTGACGTTTTGTTCGAAAATTAGGCAAAGTAACGTTCACTTCCCGCCAagtataatgttattattttcattcataaacaatgttaactctccgaCTCTTCATaaacagattaccgcaaccgaacaaaattgcCGTcagcgcctttttaaaaaggcgggaaaacgttcccgttcgaaaaagaagaaatcaaaataaaaacaaatgaaataaattgCCAGTtccaaatgaaaaataataaagtcgtgacacagattcacattacgaaccctaacacattattacttaattcataaataaaattcgcaaaataagtcgaaaagtaaaatgcgaTTGATTTGTGTGAATACCCAACTTTTTCTTATGTATAAATCTAATAAGCTTCTTGTTTTCTCTTATTTTACTatcaaacattatattataccaAAACCTTTTAATTCCAGGTACAATTTGATGGTCACCAAAGAGAATGACCCGCTGCCTCCGTGGCCAAATAACGTGAACCCTCACACTGGAGAGGTCGGAGGCCCAAAGGGACCAGAGCCGACCAGATACGGAGATTGGGAGAGGAAAGGCATCTGTGTTGATTTTTGAAGAGTTGTTAAtctttgtattatatttatccGGGAGTAAAATTTTcagttgtttattttgtttttattgtattaacacgttgacagtccagtgatccatatacgggtcatgaccgactagctccatacgtccgtgacccatacatgggtcactgaAACGACCAGGTATGCAATAATTGCGGGTGCTCCACTTTCAATGACCCTTTACGTTTTTGTATTTCCTTTTGTTTCTTGTACAAATAGTAGAATAATAcgagattttttttcttattattcgaCATTTCACACATGTGTAATCTCTGACTACCAGTTCAAAACTAACGCATATAGACGGTAGTCCAAGGTAACATCCATccggtaaaaataaatatgtatacaagGTATGGTATGTAAGTAGTTAACTATTTAGACTCATATATGTGGAATTATTTTTTGCTGAGTTAGAGTTGTatatattttgtgttatttggctgtaaatttccctaaaaataaaaaaaaaaataaaatagccgTTTATTGACTGTCCGTTATCCGGTGAAAAAACGGACGTCTACAAGCGCTCttaggctacgttcacacggaGTCATTTTTCACGTATATCGTATACGAGATTTTATCGAATATCGTAGTGACAGCCAAATTTGTATAGCAATTTTTAAAATCGTTCACACGGCGTCTATACGAGAAAATCGCGTATTcgagacatattttttaccgtatACCGTAGGGTCTTACCACCGGGAATGCGAGATTATCGAAACGATTTTAACGAATGCGATACTCATTGGCGCTTGCGTTTACGTTGAGAAGTTCACACGGACAAACTGGTTTCTCGTACACGAGACGCACGCGGGGGCAGGTAGCCGCCAGTCATGTTCGGAACGTCGTTTGCTAAGGTCGTTTGTTATGATGGAGGACGGATTGCCGTATTTTCTAGGGCGCCGAAACCTACGTTCataggctacgttcacacggcgACTATTCGATTCGATATTTTCTCGCTTACGGGAGTACCGTATACGGGACGGCTGTTCACACGGTGCGAGGCCCACGGTTTTTTCTCGTATACGGTCATCCCGTACACGTGACAGCcgccgcggcgcgcggcgtatTCGATGCAACCTGCCGCCAGTCGTTGAGTGCACACCGACATGGATCCCCGTGTTCCAATTCTTTTATATTGGTATTTGAGGAGGAGGTTTCGGCGCCCTAGAAAATACTGGGTC
The nucleotide sequence above comes from Pectinophora gossypiella chromosome 6, ilPecGoss1.1, whole genome shotgun sequence. Encoded proteins:
- the LOC126367644 gene encoding succinate dehydrogenase assembly factor 4, mitochondrial-like is translated as MMRMTTVNAIKLAYNHPYIGALICRSISCSPTHAAMDTKEDPEFDEETFQAPKGPIRVDSERMAEFKKKMKEDMVATDFNRYNLMVTKENDPLPPWPNNVNPHTGEVGGPKGPEPTRYGDWERKGICVDF